In SAR202 cluster bacterium, the DNA window GGGGTAGGTCATCAACACTACCTGGCCGGCGTAAGAGGGATCGGTGAGGACCTCCTGATAGCCCGTCATGCTGGTGTTGAACACCACCTCGCCGTGGGCGGCCTTTTCGGCGCCGAAGCTGTAGCCTTCGAAAACGGCGCCGTCTTCCAGGGCTAAGTAAGCCTTGCGTGGCATTAACCCTTCACCTCGATTACTTTGGAATGCTCAGATAGAGTGGGTGGGAAGCCCGCCGCTATGGCGGACTGCCTGTCCGGTAAGAAGCGCAGGCGCGAAAGCTGGTCCATCGATGAGACCATTAGCTCCTTTATCGGACGGGAATGAGTCTGGCCTGAAGGTATAAAATATTCCGCCGGCGCCTGACGCTCGCA includes these proteins:
- a CDS encoding carbamoyl phosphate synthase small subunit (catalyzes production of carbamoyl phosphate from bicarbonate and glutamine in pyrimidine and arginine biosynthesis pathways; forms an octamer composed of four CarAB dimers); amino-acid sequence: MPRKAYLALEDGAVFEGYSFGAEKAAHGEVVFNTSMTGYQEVLTDPSYAGQVVLMTYP